In Flavobacterium enshiense, the genomic stretch ATTGCGCATTTTTTTACCTAGGAAAAGGCAAAAAAAAATCCCGATTGATATCGGGATTTTTTAGAATTCTTATTTTAAGAATGAGTGTGCTGTAGTGTCTTGGTCATCGTCCCCTTTGGCCCTGAAGATCATTAGTTCTTTTGTCCAGTACCATGTAGCTGCGCAACAGATAACGAGAAAAATCCAGTTGATAATGTTTGCGGTCCACCAGTTAGATAATTCCAGTTCAGCCATCCAGTTCATAGGTGCGAAAAGAATTTCTTCGAATAAATAGGCTATTCCTTCAAAAAAAGCTTTCATAGTGTTTTTGTTTTAGTTTATTTCGAACTTACAAGCAAAGAAAATAAAACTTCTTACGTCTTGTTAGTCTCATTTTTATACAAGTGTTATCTTTACAGTCACAAAAATATAAAATATCTGCATGATAGCAAGCCTTTTTAATAAATCTCGGCCAATTAATTACGTTTTAATCAGTTTATTGCTGATTGGCTTTTACTTTTTGTACCTAACCAAGGATTTTTCATGGACGGAACACTACCATACGATTATCCTGAAATCAGGGTTGCTGCTTATTCTTACTGGGTCTTTATTCCTGGTAAGGTTTATCACTAAACGAAACGGATTGAGCAAAGACAATAGTTTTGCGGCTTTTATATTTGTTATTTTTCTGATTTTTTTCCCGACAACTTTGGTCAATACCAATGTTATTTTGTCCAATTTTTTCCTGTTGCTGGCTTTGCGCCGATTGGTTTCTATGCAATCGCTGATTACTCCGAAAGAAAAGATTTTTGACGCGTCGTTTTGGATTTTTGTTGCCGCGTTATTTCACTTTTGGTGCATATTGTTCCTGATCCTCGTATTCATTTCCATTGTCTTTCACGTATCCGGTGATTATCGTAACTGGCTAGTGCCATTTATTGCCTTTTTTACCGTATTAGTGTTGTTTGCCATGGCAGTGCTTATTTTCGATCATGGTCTATTGGCTATCGTGATGGAAAAAGCGCAAGTCAGTTTCGATTTTACCTATTTTGAAAATGTGTTTCAGAATATTGCACTGGCTATTTTTTCTTCGATAGCGGTGCTGTTCTTTTCCACTCAGGTTTTAGTATTGCAAAACCGGCCGTTAAACATGCAGGCTTCTTATAAGAAAATTATTTTCGGTTTTCTCTTTGGGGTTGCTATTTATGTTTTGTCGGCCAGTAAAAACAATAGCTTTTTGATGTATACCTTTTTTCCGTTATCGGTATTAGGGGCTAACTTTCTGGAAGGATTGGATAAGCAATGGC encodes the following:
- a CDS encoding DUF6341 family protein, with translation MKAFFEGIAYLFEEILFAPMNWMAELELSNWWTANIINWIFLVICCAATWYWTKELMIFRAKGDDDQDTTAHSFLK
- a CDS encoding DUF6427 family protein — translated: MIASLFNKSRPINYVLISLLLIGFYFLYLTKDFSWTEHYHTIILKSGLLLILTGSLFLVRFITKRNGLSKDNSFAAFIFVIFLIFFPTTLVNTNVILSNFFLLLALRRLVSMQSLITPKEKIFDASFWIFVAALFHFWCILFLILVFISIVFHVSGDYRNWLVPFIAFFTVLVLFAMAVLIFDHGLLAIVMEKAQVSFDFTYFENVFQNIALAIFSSIAVLFFSTQVLVLQNRPLNMQASYKKIIFGFLFGVAIYVLSASKNNSFLMYTFFPLSVLGANFLEGLDKQWLKETIVIGLLLIALIIFFGQL